The window GTGTCGAGGCCGCCGTCACGCGCGCTGGCTCGCGTCGTCGACTATGCCGTGTGGCTGCGGAACCCGGCCGACACCGCGCACGAGCCCGATGAGACCGTCGACCCGGCCGCTGCGCGCCGGATGATCAACGAGGTGCTGTCGACGGCGCACGAGGGTCGTGATCTGACCACCGACGAGTGCCGAGCATTGCTTGCGACCTACGACATCGCGCTCTGGGACACGCTCGCCGTGGCCACCCTCGACGAGGCATTGGCGGCGGGGGAACAACTCGGCTGGGAGGACGTCGTACTCAAGGCGACGCACGAGCGACTGCGCAACCGTCCCGACCTGGCCCATGTCTGGCGCAACATCGACTCACCCGCGGAGATGGAGACCGCATGGTCGACCCTGACCGAGATCATCACCGAGGCGGAATCGGCGGGATTCGTCGTGCAGAAGACCGCGCCACCGGGAGTGCCGGTCGCCATCACCACGCTCGAGGACCCGCTTTTCGGGCCGGTGGTGTCGTTCTCCATCTCGGGGCCGTTGACCGAGTTGTTGGCGGACAAGTCCTATCGGATCCCGCCACTGTCGAGCCAGGATGCCGCCGACATGGTGCGCGAGATCAAGTCGTCGCCGTTGCTCTTCGGCTATCGCGGCTCCGAGGTCGTCGACGTCACCGAGGCCGAACGGCTGATCACGCAGGTGGCTCGACTGCAGCACGACCTGCCACAGGTTCGCTCACTCGAACTTGCGTTGGTGCAGGTGGGTGCGGAGGGGGCGGCCGTCCTCAACGCCCGGGTCCGGGTCGAGCCGGTGGTCGATCCACGCTCCGACTGGTTCGTACGCCGCCTGACCACTCCGATCGGCGACACGCTCCCCAACTGACCCCACCCGAGGGGGGAGAGGGCTGGTCCGTCGCGGGCGCGTGCGTGACACACTGCCAGGCATGGCCGCCGCTTCCACTTCAGAGCCCCTGGACCGTACGACCGACCTCCGCGCAGCCATCGATCGCACCGGTTACTACCCGGAGGTGGTCGCCGACGGAGTCGGCTCGGCCATCGGCGGCGAGGTCGTGGCGTCGTACTTCGTCCATCACGAGCCGACCTTCGATCGCGACGAGGTGCGGCGGCACCAATCGGTGATCGTGCTGACGCCCTCGCGGCTGATCTTGGCGCACACCGACGAGCATGCGGGCGACGACCTGCTGCCGGAGCCTTATACGTCGACGACGACCGAGGCGATCGCCTTGTCCTCGGTGCGTTCGGTGGTGGTGACCCGGATGACGACCAACCCGGTCAAGGGCGCGTCGCGGTCTGCCGAAGCGGTGATGACCATCTCGTGGGGTGGGGTCTCGCGCGTCGACCTCGAACCAGCCGGTTGTTCGGATCCCGAATGCGCGGCCGATCACGGTTACACCGGCACGTTGGCCGGTGATGACTTCACGCTGCGAATCTCCGCGGCGGCCGACGGCGCGGACGCAGTCGCGTCGTTGCTCGGTTTCGCGGACGCGCTGGCCGCGCGGACCCGAGGCCGATGACGTTCGTCGAGCCGGCGTACGGCTCTCACACGCTCGCCGACGTGCTGCCCGCGGTTGGGCGTGCACTCGGGGCGTCGGTCGGGTCCTCGGCCGAGAGCGCATCGGCGCGCCTCGACCTGCCGCCTGCCCCGTCGTACGTCGTCCTCCTCGTCGACGGACTCGGCAGCGAACTGCTGCGGCGCTATGCCCATGCGGCGCCCTACCTGTCCAGCCTGCTCGACGCCTCCGCGCCGCTGACCTGTGGCGTGCCGTCGACGACGGCCGTCAGCCTGACCTCCCTGGGGACCGGGCTGCCCCCGGGAGCGCACGGGTTGGTCGGATTCACCTCACGGGTGCCGGGGACGGATCGGCTGCTGAACGCGTTGCAGTGGGACTCGCGCGTCGATCCGCAGGAGTGGCAGCCGCACGACACGGTCTTCATGGCGTTGCGGGCGGCCGGAGTGACGACCACGACGATCAACAAACGCGAGTTCCATAACAGCGGCCTGACGGTCGCGTCGCAACGAGGGGCCGCGTACGTCGGGGCGGACCGCGTCGGTGAACGGATCGCAGCCACGGTTGCGGCCTCCTCCCAGCGTGGCTCGCTGTGTTATGTCTACGAGCCCGACCTCGACTGGACCGGTCACCGCTTCGGCGTGGCCTCGACGCCGTGGCTGCAGCAACTCGCGATGGTCGATGCCGAGGCCGAGCAACTGCGAGAGTCCCTGCCGGACTCGACTCGGCTCGTCGTCGTGGCCGACCACGGCATGGTGGACTCGCCCGCGTCGGCTCGACTGGACGTCGATGCGGTGCCTGAACTGCGAGACGGCATCGCCGTCTTCGGAGGCGAAGCCCGGTTCCGGCACCTGTACTGCCGCGCTGGTGCTGCCGACGACGTGCTCGCGACGTGGCGCTCGATCGTGGGCGAGCGAGCATCCGTACTGACCCGGGACGAGGCGATCGGCCGCGGCTGGTTCGGCGCCGTCGACCCGCTGGTGCTGCCCCGGCTGGGCGACGTGGTCGTGGCCGCGCACGACGATTTCGGGGTGTTCTCGTCTGCTGACTTCCCCTACGAGACACGACTGGTGGGGCTGCACGGCTCCTTGACGCCCGACGAGATGAACATCCCTCTGTTGGTGGGGTGAAGCGTCGGGCACCCGCGTGGGTCGGCCCGGGGTTCATGTCACGATGCGTACATGAGCGAGTCTGTGACCCCGGTGGAGGACTATCTGCGAGACCTGCCGGAGGACCGCGCCGCAGTGCTGCGGCACCTCCGCGACGTGGTCTACGAGGCCTATCCCACGGTCACCGAGAAGGTCAGCTATGGGATGCCCACCTTCGTGGTGGACGGCCATGCGATCGGTGGCTTCTTGAGCCACCAGGGCTTCATGAGCTGGTATCCGCACAGTGGCACCACCCTGTCGACGGTGGCCGAGCAGACCCAGGGACGCAAGCAGACCAAGAGTGCGTTGCATTTCACCGTCGACGATCCACTGCCAGACGATCTCGTACGTGATCTTCTCGCGACCCGTGCCGCTGAGTGGAGCTGATCACCCGGCAGTCCGAACTCAACGGCCAGGGAGACGCAACTCAACGGGTAGGGAGGGGGAACTCAACCGAAGGGGAGCGGCTCCGGGGCCAGACTGACCGCCTTGGCCCGGGCGGCCGTGAGCCGCCGGCGGTGGTGTTGGCGGCACAGCACCTCGTACGCCACCTCGGCCGGGGGACCGTCGGGACCGTCGACGTCGCCGACCACGATCACCTCACCCTCCACGACCATCACGCCGTCCTCCGTACGCGCGTTGTGGGTGGCCCGTTTGCCGCACCAGCACAGCGCCTCGACCTGGAGCACGTTCATCCGGTCGGCCAGCTCGACCAGGCGTGCCGAGCCGGGGAACAACACGGACCGGAAGTCGGTGAGGATGCCGAAGGCGAACACGTCGAGTTGCAGTTCGTCGACGATCTTGGCGAGTTGGTCGATCTGCTCGCAGGTGTAGAACTGCGCCTCGTCGCAGATCAGATAGTCGAGGCGACCGCCCTGGGTGAGCTCGAGGACGACGTACTTCCAGAAGTCGAAGTCCTCAGTGACCTCAAGCGCGTCGTGGGTGAGCCCGAGACGGCTTGAGATGGTCGCCTCACCCGCGCGGTCGTGAGTCGTGAAGATCCGTCCCACCAGCCCGCGTGCGGCATGGTTGTGGTTGGTCTGGAGGGCGAGCGTGCTCTTGCCCGAGTCCATCGTGCCGGTGAAGAAGTGCAACTCAGCCATCGTGCGCCGATCTTTTCACACCTTCGGCGGTCGGCACGCACAGACTAGGTTGCGCCTGTGAGCAGAGCTCTTGATCGACGTGGCGCAACTGCATCGGTGCAGTGAGGACGTCACGATCCTCGACGTGCGGTATCGCCTGGGCGGACCGCCGGGCGCAGCCGAGTTCGCGGCCGGGCATATCCCAGGCGCGTCGTATGTGGACCTCGATCGTGATCT of the Nocardioides sp. genome contains:
- a CDS encoding acetate--CoA ligase family protein, translated to MWLRNPADTAHEPDETVDPAAARRMINEVLSTAHEGRDLTTDECRALLATYDIALWDTLAVATLDEALAAGEQLGWEDVVLKATHERLRNRPDLAHVWRNIDSPAEMETAWSTLTEIITEAESAGFVVQKTAPPGVPVAITTLEDPLFGPVVSFSISGPLTELLADKSYRIPPLSSQDAADMVREIKSSPLLFGYRGSEVVDVTEAERLITQVARLQHDLPQVRSLELALVQVGAEGAAVLNARVRVEPVVDPRSDWFVRRLTTPIGDTLPN
- a CDS encoding DUF5998 family protein, whose product is MAAASTSEPLDRTTDLRAAIDRTGYYPEVVADGVGSAIGGEVVASYFVHHEPTFDRDEVRRHQSVIVLTPSRLILAHTDEHAGDDLLPEPYTSTTTEAIALSSVRSVVVTRMTTNPVKGASRSAEAVMTISWGGVSRVDLEPAGCSDPECAADHGYTGTLAGDDFTLRISAAADGADAVASLLGFADALAARTRGR
- a CDS encoding nucleotide pyrophosphatase/phosphodiesterase family protein translates to MTFVEPAYGSHTLADVLPAVGRALGASVGSSAESASARLDLPPAPSYVVLLVDGLGSELLRRYAHAAPYLSSLLDASAPLTCGVPSTTAVSLTSLGTGLPPGAHGLVGFTSRVPGTDRLLNALQWDSRVDPQEWQPHDTVFMALRAAGVTTTTINKREFHNSGLTVASQRGAAYVGADRVGERIAATVAASSQRGSLCYVYEPDLDWTGHRFGVASTPWLQQLAMVDAEAEQLRESLPDSTRLVVVADHGMVDSPASARLDVDAVPELRDGIAVFGGEARFRHLYCRAGAADDVLATWRSIVGERASVLTRDEAIGRGWFGAVDPLVLPRLGDVVVAAHDDFGVFSSADFPYETRLVGLHGSLTPDEMNIPLLVG
- a CDS encoding DUF1801 domain-containing protein — encoded protein: MSESVTPVEDYLRDLPEDRAAVLRHLRDVVYEAYPTVTEKVSYGMPTFVVDGHAIGGFLSHQGFMSWYPHSGTTLSTVAEQTQGRKQTKSALHFTVDDPLPDDLVRDLLATRAAEWS
- a CDS encoding thymidine kinase; the encoded protein is MAELHFFTGTMDSGKSTLALQTNHNHAARGLVGRIFTTHDRAGEATISSRLGLTHDALEVTEDFDFWKYVVLELTQGGRLDYLICDEAQFYTCEQIDQLAKIVDELQLDVFAFGILTDFRSVLFPGSARLVELADRMNVLQVEALCWCGKRATHNARTEDGVMVVEGEVIVVGDVDGPDGPPAEVAYEVLCRQHHRRRLTAARAKAVSLAPEPLPFG